The genomic segment ATGTGTATGTTCTAGGTGTATGCAGAGGACTGCCATGATGCATGCCTTCTGGAACTCCGGAACCACCTCCCTAAATACTACGGCACCTGGTCATCTCCTGAAAGCCCCAAAGGTATGACATGATATGAGGTGTGTTGTGTTAGTGAAGTTAGTCCTTCTACTCAGACCAGACCAAGAGATGATAAGTTTGCTATGGGCAAAGACAGCTCCTTAATGACAAGTTTTGTGTTTACCCTAATAGATTGGTAAACATAGCCTGGCTGAAAGCTGTTTCAGTGAGACGTGCTAGTCTCAGTAGGGACAGAGGTTTCACTTCAAGGATGGTATTAGTGGAACCTGAATGAATGACATGTACTGaggttatttagtttgaaacattttctcattgtCCTACGATATTTTGATATGTGTAGGATACAAGGGAGGTGTTCACTGTCCTACCACACTAGCACAGTAGACTGACTGCAGTCAGCAGTCAATGAAGACTTTTAACATTCGTTTCATAGTTGTGGCCAATACTGATGTTAAATGTCactttgaattaaatttaacttcAGTGTCATATAAACTGGGTTGTAGTAAGTGCACACATCCTCACTGTTGTATTTTCCACTGCCTCAGACCTGTACCTGAAGCTGGAAGACGTGACTCGTCACTTTGCAAAGCCCTGCATCATGGATGTGAAGCTGGGCCAGCGCAGCTACGACCCATTTGCGTCGCAGGAGAAACGGGAACAACAGATAAGGAAATACCCACTGATGGAGGAGATTGGCTTCCTGGTCCTTGGCATGAGGGTGAGTTGGACCGTAATCTGTGTAATGATTTTAGAAGCCTGGATCAGGTAATTTTTTGTTTGGACCAGGAAAATGGCCTGTAGAGGCACTTGTAAACAAGCTTTTCATCTCATGTGACCACTTACTGCATGAAGAGCTAACACAAAGCAGATTGGGATCTGATCCTGTCTTTACTGTCTTTTGCTTTAACTCAGTTGTTATTTCCCTGTGTAACATACATATTTAGTTAAAGATATGTACACTTTCATTCAAGTTTGGGGACAGTTAGAAATGTCAGCCTTTGAAAGAAAAGgtaactgtatttatatagcACTGAGGCAATTCAAAGTGTTTGAATAAAAGCTCCTGcccaatgactaaatgtaaatataagatgaaactaaatgagaaaaaaactgaagaaaaacatttgtttgaaattaaatcaaacatagTTGGAGggaagtaaaagaaataaataaaaggcacTATAATCAACTGAGGAAGTAAAGGTACGGCGAGAATCCATTCCTTTTAGTTTTGAAATTGGCAGGACATGGAGAACATGGAACATTATCAGGACATTAGTTCAGGCTGAGCTCTGCACAGTAGCTAAAACCAGCTTCACCTACATTTTATAAAAGCTTATTTCCTAGCATCTGATGACGCATTTTAGCACACTTGGACTTTTCTCATtgtgaaaagaaaccaaaccaagAGTAAAACGCAACAACAGTTTACAAACTTATCCACTGATTAGGTGTGAAAACACCCTAACTCTAATCCTAACCTAAACCTAATTCTCACCTAAACCTTGTCCTACTCTTTACCCTGACCCAATGTGAAACCGcaaacagccacacacactccTGATCCCCAAGCAAGTAACACTCATCACTTATATCAGTATTTTGGACAGATGTCAGAAAATTAGTTTTCTATTAGAGAGGAAATAGGACAAATATTGACACCTATTAGTTTGATCAGTTTACATTGCAGACTTCCCTTAGTATTAACACGATCAGGAGTCGTGAGTCGAGTTTTCTCAACCCCTTTGGGTGAATTATGTGTTGAGTTTGTTCTTTAACACTGAGCACCAGTTAGTATATTAAAAACTTAACCTGTGGAAACATTTTCTATCTCTTTGATTAAAAGAAATGCTAGAATTTAAACTTGTGCAACATCTTTGTTAGCAGTTTTTACCTTTTACATTAAATTTAGCTATTTGGCAGATGCTACAAGTTGTGTACAAAGCAAGTAACAAAGGTAAGTCAGGGAGAAGACATTTGAAGCAAAGTGCCAggagaagaaatgtttcagttttcagaGGTTCGACTAGGAAGAccagaacttctgtcttggaaGACTTAGTTTTagatgtctttctctctgtatgttACTGTACCAACATTGATCATATTAAAGTGCAGTCAAACAGACATTTGTATCCTCTTTGAAAGGAATGTAATATGAATAATTtcctaaaaataaatcacacttcTAAGTGCATATTATTAGTACATAAAATCGATTTCATAGGATTATTGATTTGGAGACAACCAGTTTGTATGACTTGTCTTTAGTAAAtagtatttgtaaaatgtttgtctgtatttatcttttaattgTTGTTAAATCCAAGAATTCTGACacttaaaaaaagctgttaaacTGTTTGGTGAgctttaacacattttacattttgtttatccAATTCGCTCTGCTCTGACTAAAAGACTATTTTAAGCTGGCGAATAATGAGAATGAACAGAATCTGTGTACcaataaaacacagctctttATTGCATCTCTTATTAGTACAAAATCACATAATTAATCTTTGTAAGCCCACAGTACCACTAACATTTCAATCAGACCTCCACTAACAATGTCTATGCACCACAGCGTAGCCCTGCCACATTTCTAATGAAACTTAgtgaaactaaagaaaaaggaagattCAAACTGAGATTTTggaaatcaaagaaaaatacaatactttttaaaatgaataaaaaatgtttgcagaaaGTTGTCCATCAAACTGTGAAGATATAGCAGCACCTGGAAGTGAATCAGGGATGAAAAAACCTTCATGAATTTGAAGAATTTAGTCAAATATTTCTTACTGCCTTCCTCTTTGTGTACTGGTAGTGTTTTTCTAACTTTCTGAGTCTTCAGTGTAAATGACAGTTGATGGTTGGGCCATGAAACCAGCTTTATAGCTGCTTGTTCCCCACCCTTTGTAAACTGTTCATAAATGTGCTGCAACCGCATGTGAACTTTAGCTCCATGCTCTGATCTTTGCCCCTATGATCTTTTTATGTCTTATTGTACTAGATAAAGAGACAGTATTATTGATAGGGGTATAAAAGAAATACCTGTACACTTGagtattattatacatatatacgATACTATATACATTTTCACACTTTTGATTTCTAATAAGAATTTACATTCAAAACTTCCTGGCAGATAgggtttcattttgtgttgttcaAACCCCAACCACTAGATGACagtgctgattttattttttgtttgtttgtttttttatcagaaTTTTAGCATATGGTAGTGTGTCTTTAAACATAAATTAAGACAACTTtcctaaaattacatttaaaaaaataacagtaacagtCAATATATTGCCACAGTATATCACAATATACTGAACTGTAACACCTGTATCGTGGTACGTATCGTGGTACGCATCCTATTGCCCGATTCTTTCCTATACACAGCCCTAATTACTGAGGTCGTACTGGGTAGAACATTATTATAATGTACTCCAACACGACAACACAATTATGGCACACACTctttcacactttcacactctcttttgtatgtttttctatttcaggTGTATAAGGTGTGCAGTGACAGTTTTGAGTCCTATGATCAGCACTATGGAAGAGGACTGGTTAAGGATACGATTAAAGATGGTATGTGTTTTATAGGTTTTCACTaacatgtttaataaattaacttaCTTCTGCACATGGTAGTATAAGAAGAACTTTTCAATATTTCGTaagtacagtgcctataaaaagtattcataGCCTTAGATGTTTTATCCtattattgacattataaatcaatcatcgTCAATATAACATTTCCAATGGCtgataaatgtcaaagtgaaagcaggtttctacaaagtaatattaattaaataaaaatgtttaataatatatataatataataatatttgaaatcagtgtttgcattattattcacccccttcaggtcagtatttagtagatgcacctttggctgcaatcacagcatggagtctgtgtggaaaggtctcaattaggcttgtacatctggacactggagttttatgccattcttctttgcaaaacgGCTAAAGCTTGGGTTGTGTGGGGATCATGTGTGAACAACCTTTTACtagtccatccacaaattctctattggattgagttctgggctttgactcggccactccagaacattcaccttgttgtcagtaaaccatttctgtgtagctttcgctgtatgtttcgggtcattgtcttgcagtaaaaaacaaatcttctcccaaggcgtagttgtcttgccgactgaataatattgtcctatattttgccgcattcatcttaacctctaccttaacaagccttccagggccggctgccgagaagcatccccacagcatgatgctgttaccaccgtgtttcacagtgtggatggtgtgtttgtggtgatgtgcagtgtttgatgTCTAACAAACATAGCGTGACCGTAGCCTTGACCTCTATTGGATTAGGTCATTAATTTTAAAGGGGATGAATATTAATGCATatactgatttcaccttacatatttttatttaattgatgttgtgtagaaacctgttttcactttgacattaatgaggtatttttccaaattttatttgtcaaagtcgccaacttttattgaccattattaatttataatgtcaataaaaggacaTTACACTGATACAACATGCTGTGTTTACCGCCTTCCTGTGACACACTGGTCTTTCTCTAAAATCATCAATATTCTTTGAAATGCAAAAAGTCGTATGATTACAGATCTGTCCATCTTTTGTAGTAGCAACTTCTGTCTGAGTGACATTAATCTATCATtcatctcttttattctttgattTGTGAATATGAGTACATTATTTTAACCGTAACACAAGTTCAGATGTTCACTGTTAGCAGTGCCAAAGAAACAGACCAAggtcttctctcctcctcttctccaggCTTAGCAAAATTCTTCCATAACGGTGTTCATCTGAGGAAAGATGCCGTGTCAGCCAGCATCCGCAGGGTACAGCAGATCCTCCACTGGTTTGAGTCTCAGCGCCAGCTGAACTTCTATGCCAGCTCACTTCTCTTTGTCTACGAGGGCctcccttcttcttccttttcatcATCCCTCTCTTCCCTCATCAGCACACCGTCAATCAGCCCAACTCTGGTGAAAAGTGCCATGTTGTCAACTGTGGATGATTGTAAGGATGGACAGGGGAAGGTGAGACAGGAAGGGGCGgggcaggaagaggaagtggcTGAGTACAACAACAATCACATGGTTGTGAGGCCCTTGGGCTACAGCCTGGCTAACGTATGCACCAACCACAGGAAAGGTGGCCACCTCTACTGTACCAAGGGTCATCTTCATGGTAACAGTGGAGAAAGTGATGCTATAGAAATAACAGTGAGCTCAGTTTCTGGAGGTAACAATTCAGTACTGTGTGAAGAAGACAACTCTTCATGGAAACTAAGAAGTGAGTCACTGCAACCAATaaacagaaatggaaacaaatcCCAACTGGAAATGCATGACGATGatggaaagagggaggagagtggcaggaggagagaggaggatgagctGAAGGTACAAAGAGGTAATCTGACAGTGGTGAGTGGAAAGGATGTGAAGGTGGAGGTCAGGATGATTGACTTTGCCCACGTTTTCCCCAGCGAGAGTCAGGATTATGGCTACATCTACGGCCTCAAACATCTGCAGACGGTGCTGGACGAGATCCTCTGCGACGCTGCCGTGAACTCTCCCTCCTGACCTGCCCTAAATAAACCACTGTCTCCTGAGGAATCAACGAAAACTGAACCATcagtgtcatcatcatcatcatcatcatcatcatcatcattaactTCATCTCACCTGGTTGTGATCctcgtgtgcgtgtgtgtgtgagtgtgcgtgcatgcgtgtggAGGTAGTAGAGGCCGACAACTGTGTTCCCTGTGATCAGCAGAACATGCACTAATCAGTCCATGAAGGCATTACGACCCTGTACATCTCCAGACTTCCTGATGCTCAGACACGCTGCATTGCGTCACCCGACTTCGCCTTTAGGCCACTGAGGATGTTCTTAAATGCGTATCCCTGCACCCCAGAAACTAGGAGTAGGCACTAGGACAGTATTTACTGTGAGCCTATAGGAACTTGTAAACAGCCATACACACCTAGCTGTTCATATATGTATTAGACGACTGCAGTGCTGCAGGTTCGGAGCAGTAATAATGGGTCTATAGGTGTGAATCACATCCTTTTCAGTTTTGCTATTGTGTTTATGTGGATTTGGCCTGATCCATATTTTTCAGAACCAGTAATGGTTAAACCAGGGTCCAGTTGCAAGCATCAGGAAAAGAAGAAGCCTGCACAATGTCAACTTTTAAGTCGGGTcgtcattttgtgtttttggtgaAACCACTGTCCAGGTATTTAACTCAGGTAACCTTACTGTAAAATGACTACTATTACTCACTCATCATGCTGTCTGCCTGTTCACTTCTACATCTGATATCGTCTTCATCTCATGATTGACTTATCTCATCAGTGTTCACCTTTAAGTCCTGGTTTTGACCTCTTAACCTCACACTGACCTTACACATCTTGTCTTTTACCGTGGCTATTTTAATAGTTGTACATGTTTGCTTCAGATCACATGTCCTTTCTGAAGCCTGTTCTCTTCACTGTCTATTCTGACCATGTGGCGTCTCCCCTGTTACTGTCCTGCTTTGAGGAATCAGATTATATTTCCGATGTCATACCTTGTTACCCTAGTGTTTTACATAGGTTCTGTCAAAAGGTGACATTGTTGGATGTCGGTGCCACTGCTCCAGCACTAACCAGGAGTGattctgtgatgtttttttaaagtgattCTAATGTAGTGATTTATAACTGGTCAAAAATTGGAAAATCCTTCATCTTTCTTGGTTTCTGGAGAGATGATGGTTTGGATTTGCTTTTTGGCAGAAGCAAGTTATCTAGTGTGACACTGAATTAGCTTTGATTGGTTAACATGATTGTGCTAACTTCTGAATGATGGTCGTGATTATTGAGAGCTTCTGCTTTTCACCCTGGTGCAGATGAGCTGGTTAGTACTAAAACAAAAGATAATAACCACTAGAGCCAATTCGCCTTCTTCCATTGATTATAACCATGTGTCGTGGTTTTGTTTGCTGCTGAATGTCATGAGATGATGAGGAAATGACTAGTAAGCAGACCTTGTTATAGGATTGCTTTGTGAATTTAGAGAATGTACCCTTAATGTCACTTTCTATTGAACTGTGTTCAACATTTCGATTTTTAAGTTGGATGATTCATGGTCACAGTGAGGAACGTCCATCCATGGTGAAACTAGCCTGCACAGGTTGTGAAGATGTCCGGGCAGCTGTCTTTGACCTCATTTGATTCAATTCTTGTCACTTCAacggatgtttttttttattccacagcACAGATTGGAAGAAGATGGTAATCTGCACAGTAAAAAGCACAGCTAAAGCACAGTAGAACCTGAAAGCTGTTTTCAGTGTGCGTTTTTACTCCACTAGCCATTTGGAGGAAATGTAATCATCATCTCAGTTTTTTTCTACACAGGATCTATCAGGAcccttttctttgcttttcttttcttttcgaatcattttcttttaagccttttacatttgttagcTGAAACCTGTTTATGCTTTCTCCCCCTCTTGCAACTGGTTTAGTGTCGTGTGGTTCCGAGTTTTCTGTGCAGGTTTATTGGCTCCACTCTTCGCTCTCTACAGTAACAGTGGAGCTGACTTAAAACCCCAGCGCACCACAAGCCCACTTTGACTTTAATCAATAATATGCACAGATTTCTTTAGTTGATGTAGCTTGTCTTACTTTCTGAATATAATGAGCTggatgaaaataatgaaaataatgtaatttaatttgagAAGAAGTTTTATGACTGAAACAGAACCAAATATTTTGTCTGACATTTCTTTGGAATAAACCACATGATGTGTGGTTTATAACATCAATTTTTAGGAGTCGTTTAAAGGATGTTTACAGGagtcttgttttctgttttggaatATTGATTACCGATCATTCCGCTATCTTTGTGAAGCTTCTCTGAGTTTTTGTGGGCTGTTGTATCACAACTAACAAAAAGAATATCATCATTTTTATACAGACCAGTGAATCTCCCTTCGGTCAGTGTAGAAAATCTATCAGCCAGtgttactgaaaataaaatctgtctgtctgtgtgttcatctCTTTTCTCCCATGAAAATAGATGTGTACTGCATTTTACAGTACACATTTTATGTGATAGTGGCAGTGGTAGAGAGGCAGGAAAGCATGGGACATGAGAGGGGGTACGACATGCAGCAAAGGCCCCCAGCTGCTCGAGTTGCGCAACATACTCCACAACCATTCAGCTTACAGGGTGCTCCAAATGCTCAGTGAACtgagcatttaaaaataaaaccgtAGCATTAGAAGCCAATAAAAACAGTCAGAGCCCAAAGGAAATGAGACCTGGCTAACACTGCCCACCTCCTCTGTCTAATCCCTGGATACACCTCTACCGACGAAGGAAACTGATACGACACCGTTATATttcagacacatgcacacacatacagtggacACACTCACTGCACCTTATGTAGTCAGTGGGGTCACATACTGATGCCTCACTGATGCTTTTCTTACTCTCCACCACTGGCAATTTACAGGAAgtcacactgacagtgtttgGTGAGATCTggctgtgtgtttctctctgtgtacactcttctcatttgtttacatGAGCTGCTCTTCTCGTGGTCAAAAGTCTGTTAGAGGCCAGAACACAGTTTATAGTTTCTTTATTTGCTCCCTGTTAAAGGACCATAATGCTGGTGAGACATAGGTTAGACCCTGAGCCACACATCATGTGCACTGAACATTACAGTCAGCCATTTCGAAGTGTGGTTCACTGTAGTTAGCAATAATTGTAAGAGCTGATTTAACTAAGTGTTACCTTACATGTTCCTGTATTTGGTTTAAAATCCACATGTGAAGTGGAAGCTTTGAAATGAGTGGCTGTAATGTCACTTTGAAAAATGCTAAACCAGCTGTATGCTTCTTTAATGGGCTCCTCAGTGTGGATTTTGAAGAGTGTCTAAATGATGGTATACTGGATTTAACATGTCTTCTAAATGAGCAGAAATATAATCATTGTACATACAGAGAAGAACTCAGAGCGCTGAAAGTACCTCTATGACTACAAACCTGATACTTGTTATAttttcaacaataaaaatatttaatcaacAGTTGCGCTGTATTGtatcttttatatatatatatatatatatatatatatatatatatatatatatatatatatatatattcaaaataCATCTCTATCTGCTACCTGCTGTCTTTCAAACCACTCACACTGACTAGCAACAATAATTACAGGAAATATGAAACGGTCAGAATGACTGAACACACATCTTGGAGTTATCCGGCTCCAAACACCAATGAgtctcatttcattttgttatatGATAACATTTCTAAGAAACACTTAAAGATAATTATTCTGCAACATCATGTACATCATCACAGTGACCTTGGTGTACAAATCAGTCACTGTCAGTGTAGCATTTCAACAGCAAACTCATAAGGCTCGAGTCAGTAATTACCGTGTTTTAACCTTCTACTTCAGAGAATTCCCCATTTGCTCTGCATTTAACagccttttcatttttctggaTAGAAGTTATGTAGTAAGATTTACAAGAGGCTTTTGGCCTGTGAACCCTCACAagttggtgtgtgtggtgtaggGTGAGTTAGTAACTTGTCACAaggtttgatttaaaaaaaaaaagctgggaTGTTTTTGgttgtgtatcagtgtgtgtttgctctgccTGTACAGTTCAATGTGTGTTTAAAGCCCATGTGTGCAGAGGGTGAGTGGAACAATAGGTACTCTGAGTTTAGTGGTCAGTTTTGTGTGTATAGATAAAACTATCAAtgagcagcacagaaacacacacacgcaaatatGAAGTGCAGACTACAATCACTGTAGTCACAGCCTCAAGATTTATGACATGCCTGAGATGAACAATAATATCAAGTTTATttcatcacaataaaaaaatagctTTCATACAGATCAGAAACTACGTGGAATGTTTAACACATTAGAGTTCAGTTGTGCTCAGGAAGTGACATGATCAAAACTCATCTTCATTATTCTCCCGATTAAAGAAAATCTGTCACTAACTAGACTGCATTCATCAAAAATACACCTGATTTGTTCAAAATGGATGAAGAAACTACATTATTGAGAAAGTTGCTGGAGTCTATATGACCTCTCTGTTTAACTACAAGTTgtcatataaaaatatattttaaaagaagaaaaaacatgtagGGAAAAAAAGCCGAGGCAGCATAAAGTTATCTACTAATGTGCACTACAACCACGTTAGAAACAGTATCTCTGCTTGTGATGCAGTTTCGTGTGATGTCAATAAAGTACACAGTCCTGCTTTGACTAAAGTCCCTTTGCCACCAAAGGTCCAGACAGTTCCTCTATATTGTCTCTGTTAAAGAACGGGGAGTCTAAATATAATTCCAAGCGAGTTCAGGGGTAGTGCTTTCTAAAGTCCAAGAACTATTAGGGTTGTGCCTGTAGTGCTGAATGTTGCTGATTGGTCAGATGACAGCCAGCATTACATACTTGTGGCACTGTAGCTGCAGTTGCCATTTGAATACAAATGCAGGCAGAACACAGTGAATGTCAAGCAAGTTGGGAGAGTCGGGGGCTTAAATTTATTTATGACATGCATTTCCAGGTCCCTGGAAACGGGTGGAAATACCTAGCCTGATTCTGACCAAAGAATCAGGCTCCAATCCAATCAGGTTAGGTAAGTGTTGACTTGAAAATGCCCACAGGTATGAATGATTCATTCATGAtgttttattgatccccttggggaaattgaAGGAAGGTGAGTGCTTATGCTATGATAGGAGGTAGCAGGTCAATTACCTAATATCAGCTGTAACCCCTGTACTGACTCCATGAAGCTGACATTCATCTTAACATCTTAATCTGTGATTAAACATCTTTAAGATCAGCTGAATAAAATTAGTACCAACAGATGCACACATGAGATCAAAACCTCCACACAGTCCACTGCATGTCATTAGCATTTTCATGTTCCATTTTCCCTTCGCATCTGTTACAGGATTATTCAATTAGATACTGGATCAGTGTAAAATGAACAGTCTCTGTAATTTTTTGTATTCCTGATATGATTTGAACCCAGAACTGTGAATTCCAGctgttagatttttttttacataaaaaggtTTTGGGATAGCCATGTAAAActggagagggaggaagacatTCTTATTGCTGCAGCTGGAGACAGGTTTTTCTGCTACACTATAGTGTCTTTAAGGCCTGTGGGTAGTACTTGAGGAAGATCCTGTGGGCTATCTCATATGTATCTCCCTGAGGTTTGGTCGGGTACTTTCTACCATTGTAAATAAATCCTTTTTCTACCTGGAAAACTGCCTGGTTAAATGTGTCCTGCTTAAATGGTTGTCCACTGTCCAGGCAGTCTACCAGCATGTGGACAAACAGTCCCCAGCGCTGGGCGTAATAGTCCTCCATGAGGCCTCCCCACTCTTTATTGGCGTAGTCTAGGATCTCACCATCGGGACCCCATAGTGTGACCTGATTTCTGGCATTCATTTCGTAGAGCTGTGCTTCCTTCTCATCAATGCCTAAGAATCGTGCCTGCTCCAGCCATGTCCCCAACAGGAAATTACGGTTGCTACTTAGCAAACGATTGAGCTCGGGCAGGAGGTCGTAGACCAGCACACCACCAGCAGTCAGAAGTTCTGGCAGCTTTTGATTCCAGAAGGCGTCTGCAATATCCTGGTAAAAAGATGTTGTCAGGTCTTGAAGCACCTGTCGAGTCACATCCACAAGGTCATATCGGAAGGTCTCTTTGGACATGAGAGAAGGGGCTGCCTCTACAATCAGTTTCCAGGCTTTGAACAAGTCAGCTGGGTCATACCAAATTTCAGTATTCATGTGGAAGGAAGGTCGGCGCACCAGTGGGCTATGGTTGTGGTTTCTATAATGTGGAATGGTGCAGTTGTAGACACTGGCAAACAGAAGCCTCCATGCAGCTGCCAGGTCCTCTTGTGTGCTGCCATAGCGCCTCACTGCATACAATGATACCCACTTTGACAAGTTTACCGGCTCTTTGCGCCAAGCCAGCTCGCTCATCAACTCATACATCACTGGATTCTGCTCAATGCCCTCAGGTGTCATACCTATGCCCACCATGGTGGAGTTTGGGAAACTGAGGGCTTTAAATGGCCCTGAGTTGATGCTCTCCACTGTGCCAAAGAAACCACTGTTCCCTCCAAAGTTATGCAGCATGCACCAGATAAATGGCTGTCCATAGAAAGACTCTGTGTAGGAGAAAATTGGCTCTGTCTCTGCAAACAAGTCGAGCACAATCATTCGTCCAAGGGGCACTCCGTGTAGTAGAGCTTGAATCTGGGCTGGCTTCCAGAATGCTGCATCACTAAAGAACAGCCAGCCTTGCATCAGCCAAATGGCCTGAGGATCAActagtggagaaaaaaagagatttgGATTAGGGACAAGAAGGGGACACTTCTCGAACATAGCTGAAAACAGCATAAGCAGATTAAAGTCTGTCTAAAAGAGCTGGACAACAGGTCATCTGTGGGTCATCAAACGAGGGTAATAATTAAACTTGagtcccaaaaaaaaaaaaaaaaaaaacaccattcaGAGGGCTTCCAGCGTGAACAGGATGTCCCCCACTGAGACACTCACCTGCAGTCATTGAGGCAAAGACAGAGCGACTGACTGCAGACAGGTAGTCGGGGTCAGAGGAAGGTGGAGTCATCTCATTGAAAGTATCAGTGTTGTAGATGTGATCCGTCCCAAACTGCTTTACCACCTGGGACAGATAGAGGGAACCAATCTGGAGGAAAAGTGGGTCCCGAGGGTCTAAGATATAGGAGCATGAGAAGCTGCAGTTGAACTGAGCCCAAGGTCCCAATCTGGTGACATTTGCTTCTGGATACAAcctgaaaaataagaaatacttCTGAACACTGTACCTGAACAGACTTGACTTTACATGTACTGTCATATAAGCAATTGAAATTAGTTCCGTCAGTCCACCTCAATAACACTTCTTTAATGAAAAAAGGGGTATCTGTGTTTAATCACTCCTTTATGTCTTTATAGACATCACATTTTCAGCACGGACTGTCAAATCAT from the Anabas testudineus chromosome 19, fAnaTes1.2, whole genome shotgun sequence genome contains:
- the ipmkb gene encoding inositol polyphosphate multikinase b — its product is MMESSLALSRLELTPGSAPTSALGVNLPPRLSGASPAKDKCGQLPLGPQGQGHLNGCVPLSHQVAGHKYGVDKVGILQHPDGTVLKQLQPPPRGPREMQFYSMVYAEDCHDACLLELRNHLPKYYGTWSSPESPKDLYLKLEDVTRHFAKPCIMDVKLGQRSYDPFASQEKREQQIRKYPLMEEIGFLVLGMRVYKVCSDSFESYDQHYGRGLVKDTIKDGLAKFFHNGVHLRKDAVSASIRRVQQILHWFESQRQLNFYASSLLFVYEGLPSSSFSSSLSSLISTPSISPTLVKSAMLSTVDDCKDGQGKVRQEGAGQEEEVAEYNNNHMVVRPLGYSLANVCTNHRKGGHLYCTKGHLHGNSGESDAIEITVSSVSGGNNSVLCEEDNSSWKLRSESLQPINRNGNKSQLEMHDDDGKREESGRRREEDELKVQRGNLTVVSGKDVKVEVRMIDFAHVFPSESQDYGYIYGLKHLQTVLDEILCDAAVNSPS
- the naglu gene encoding alpha-N-acetylglucosaminidase; its protein translation is MSPRCRSSLVLVVAFCLLITAHCTFHTLDHIKAKASDAAQGRAVVGLLRRLLGNRSAEFVVSVNRSLSNDSLDVCELRSSKNNKIVAVGSTGVAVASGIYNYLKYFCNCHISWSGNQLDVPRPLPRLSGVLRINTQHRFRYYQNVCTFSYSSVWWNWARWEREIDWMALNGINLPMAFTGQEALWQEVYRALGLNQLEIEEFFSGPAFLAWNRMGNMFKFGGPLPQSWHVNQLLLQFKILERMRSFGMIPVLPAFSGNIPKGILRLYPEANVTRLGPWAQFNCSFSCSYILDPRDPLFLQIGSLYLSQVVKQFGTDHIYNTDTFNEMTPPSSDPDYLSAVSRSVFASMTAVDPQAIWLMQGWLFFSDAAFWKPAQIQALLHGVPLGRMIVLDLFAETEPIFSYTESFYGQPFIWCMLHNFGGNSGFFGTVESINSGPFKALSFPNSTMVGIGMTPEGIEQNPVMYELMSELAWRKEPVNLSKWVSLYAVRRYGSTQEDLAAAWRLLFASVYNCTIPHYRNHNHSPLVRRPSFHMNTEIWYDPADLFKAWKLIVEAAPSLMSKETFRYDLVDVTRQVLQDLTTSFYQDIADAFWNQKLPELLTAGGVLVYDLLPELNRLLSSNRNFLLGTWLEQARFLGIDEKEAQLYEMNARNQVTLWGPDGEILDYANKEWGGLMEDYYAQRWGLFVHMLVDCLDSGQPFKQDTFNQAVFQVEKGFIYNGRKYPTKPQGDTYEIAHRIFLKYYPQALKTL